A genome region from Stegostoma tigrinum isolate sSteTig4 chromosome 37, sSteTig4.hap1, whole genome shotgun sequence includes the following:
- the LOC125467634 gene encoding probable G-protein coupled receptor 139 — translation MDQNLRTLDWNVTKMDRSLSFWLHYISLDYFWITLADRIEYALYIIQHFYYPILAIVGVPINLATLAILFNGKCGLSNCVTRYLMAMAAADLLVAILDLILRHIPIVYKDRFDFLYFFPVCNIHAVLLYAATDCTVWFTVAFTFDRFVAICCQKLKSKFCSEKVAAVVLGTITVLSCLKNIFWFFMFKRRYILGNIPWFCSVTIKALESPIMVPTEFLYNILTPGVPFVLVLLFNGFTVRHILVASRARRRFQAHSNGEISKDPEMESRRKSIILLFVISVNFIVLWSTFMVYTIWIRMWWLGFRSVLMHSFVRELGFMLQLLSCCTNTAIYVVTQAKFREQLKNMLKLPFAPINLSIKLVN, via the exons ATGGATCAGAATTTGAGAACATTAGATTGGAATGTTACAAAAATGGACAGAAGTTTATCCTTTTGGTTGCATTATATTTCTTTAGATTACTTTTGGATTACACTAGCTGATCGGATTGAATATGCACTTTACATTATTCAACACTTCTACTATCCCATTCTGGCTATTGTTGGCGTCCCTA TCAACTTAGCAACGCTTGCAATTCTGTTTAATGGAAAATGTGGATTATCTAACTGTGTCACTCGTTACTTAATGGCCATGGCAGCAGCAGATCTACTGGTTgctatcctcgacctgatactgaGACACATTCCAATTGTTTATAAGGATAGGTTTGAtttcctttatttctttcctgtgtgtaatatccacgccgtcctgctttatgcagctaCTGACTGTACAGTATGGTTTACTGTCGCTTTCACTTTTGATCGTTTTGTGGCTATTTGTTGCCAGAAGTTGAAAAGTAAATTTTGCAGTGAGAAAGTGGCAGCTGTGGTCCTGGGAACAAtaactgtgctgagctgtttaaagaacattttctggttttTTATGTTCAAACGGCGATATATCCTGGGGAACATtccctggttttgttctgtaacaATCAAAGCTCTGGAATCTCCAATAATGGTACCAACTGAGTTCCTCTACAACATTCTCACTCCAGGGGTACCATTTGTTCTGGTTCTGCTGTTCAATggtttcaccgtcagacacattttagttgccagcagagcccgcaggagattccaggctcacagcaatggggAGATTTCCAaagacccagagatggagagtcGAAGAAAATCTATCATTTTACTTTTTGTTATCTCTGTCAATTTCATTGTGTTATGGTCAACGTTTATGGTTTATACTATATGGATCCGTATGTGGTGGTTGGGATTTCGATCTGTACTGATGCACAGTTTTGTGCGAGAACTGGGCTTTATGTTGCAACtcttgagttgctgcacaaacactgcaaTTTATGTTGTAACCCAGGCTAAGTTCAGAGAACAATTGAAGAACATGCTGAAACTTCCTTTTGCTCCAATTAACCTTTCAATAAAATTAGTTAATTAA